The Micrococcales bacterium sequence CCGAGGACTTCTGGCGGGTCTCCGTCCCTGAAGCGCTTGTCACATCTGGCCCGGCTCTATCGCCGATCTACCAGTGCTACTTGGCCGCCCTCAACACGCTAGACGCAGAAATGTTCCTGCTGGCTTCACCACGAGTTCGAACCTGGATGGACCCGTCCTCTCCGCAACAGCGTGGAATGGAAGGACACCACCTATTCCCACGCAACCACTTAGAGACGGTCCTGGGGATTACCGATCTCAAGTGGATAAACCAAGCCGCAAACTTTGCCCCCACGGACTGGGACACCAACGTCGAAATCAGTAACCGCCCTCCCGCCGAATACTGGCCCGAACTAGTGGACAAGCGTGGATTCTCAGGTGAAAACCTCGAACGCCAGATGTATTGGCACGCGCTGCCCGAGGGCTGGCACGAGACTGGCTACGACGAGTTCCTGATCCAAAGGCGAGCCCTGATGTCCCGGGTCATAAGGGACGGGTTCGATTCCATCGGTCAGAGCGCACCTGCAGCACCCTCGAAGCTGCGCGGCATCGATTCTGATGCCGCGGGGGCCGCCGCGCTCCAAGACCTTCTCGAAAAAGGACTGTTGCGGGCTAACGACCTACTTGATCCGGTAGATCCAAATTGGATTGTTGATGCGGTGGTGTCCGATGACGGCAACGTGGTGATTGACGGCATCCGTGCCTTCGATTCGCTTGACGATGCGGCGACTTATCTCGGTGTGACCAGCATTGACGGCCTGGACTTTTGGGCACTCGAGTGTCCAACGGGTTTGAAGCCGTTGCGTGAGATCCTGACAACTGGCCGGCCCTAGCTGCGAACCCGCCAGGCGAAGAGGCGCCTGGGTTTTCGTCCGCCTTTGCGCATCAGATACGGCAGACTGGATGGATGGGCGTTCCAGCCAGCCCCCACAAACGGCTAATCCTTGCGCTAACCGCGCTAGTGGTCGCGGCAGCCACCCCACTGGCGGGCTGCAGCCAAAGGGAAATCCCAACCAAAAACGTTGTCATCACCATCCCACCGGGCCAAGGCGGAGCGCTAGGCACAGATTCACGCGTGATTGTGATGGAACAATACGACACCGACGCCAAGGACTCGTCGAACTGGTGGATCTCGGTTGTCTCAGCCGTCTTTGCCGGGGTTGTGGTCGCGACCGTGACTCTGATTCGCCAACGGCGGCAAGCCAAGAACGAACCGCCGCCACCCAAACTGCCGGATGAGTTAGTTAGGCCCGGTGATTTTGGTGTGCCGCCGCATGACCTTTTGGCCTGCCTCGAAGTGATCAGGATCCACCTAAATACCCTGGCCAGGAAAGGAGTCCTGAGCAATTTGCAGCCAGGACTCGAACCATCCCAGGTCCGCGAAATGCTGTCCGCCTATGGTGTAGAGGCTTCAGCCGAATTGGAAACCCTCTACTCCTGGCGCAACGGCACCGCCAAGGATCCTGCGCTGGGAGCGGCGGATTTGGCAATGATCCCCGGTGTAGTGTTCCCGCCTCTTGAGCAGATGATCGACACCTACCTGGAGTTGAACCAATCGGCGCACTGGAATCCGGATTGGTTTCCTGTTTTCGCGGTCACCGATGGCGACTTTCTTGTGGTCAGCCTGGCTGAACCGGCCAAGGGGTCAGTGCGGCGAGTTGGCCCCGAATACAGCCATTGGCCCACCACCGACTTCACCTCACTTACAGCCATGATCCAGACCTTCGCCACGGCTTTTGCTCAAGGTGCCTTTGGGCTGGGCCCGGAGGGCCAATTCCTCTGCGACAACGACAACTTCCACGCCGTCGCGGCTTTTCTCAATCCTGAGATTCCCGGCTGGGCTCCTCCCCCGGCGCCGACAGACAACCAACCAACAAGGTCACCCGAGCAATAGGCCAAACTCGAGGACCGGCATCGGGCGACTCAGACCGCTAGCCGGATTCGCTTCCGGACTCACCCTCTGCTTCCGCCGCCGCGGCCTCAAGCAAACGATAGGAATCAGACCACCGAGCCAGCGTCATCAGCCAGGTCCAGGAGTAGCCGGCCGTGATCAACCCCGCCAGCGAAATGATCCAGGTCCAAAAACCCCAGGCCAAGAAGGGGCCAACGACCGCCGCCACTAGCGCCACCATGACCGAGCCCAAGGCTACCCCGGCCACCACCGCGTCGCGCCGACGCCCGCCCTGGTGCTTGTTGACCAAGGTCAGAGCGTCAGCCTTGGCCTGGATCTCTAAGGCGTCGGCCTCGGAAACGGAGCCAACCTGACGCAGGCGGTCAGCCGCGTCGAGAAAGGTCGAGATCCGGGTGGCGGTGCGAAGCTCGGTCGAGCCCAACCAGGCCACGGCCCGCACCAGGCTGCCCATGCCCGAGACTGGATTGAACATCTCCGCCCCATTCCGGTTGTGATTGAGCCTGTGCCCAAGGATAACGTGCCCGGTCAGGCCCGGCCCCGCCCGCCGCCTTGCGCTTAGGGGCCAGGTCAGGGCAGTCTTGGCAGTGCGCCTGCGCCGTTGGGCCGCCGCGCTGCGGGGCCACAACGCAGCCAAGCCACCAAACCGTCGAGCCAGATCTAAGAAGGACCACAGTGCTGATCACCCGAACCCGCGCCATGCCGAAGCTGCTGACGGTGCTGCTGATTGCCGATCTGCTGGTGGTCGCCGCCCTGCTGATTGCCGTGGTGGCAACCTCGGGCGGCGGCATGGTCCAAGGCGCCTTCCTCGTGGCAATGTTTGGCCTGGCCACCGCCGCCATACTGACCTGGCTGCTAAGTCGCACCATGGTGTCCAAAGTCGACGGTGAGTTGCGGCTGCCGGGCCGCGAGTCAATCAAACTGTCAAAGGTCACCGGCGTCCGCCTGGCCAGGCTCGAGCTCGAGGCGCTGGGCTTTGGCCAGCGACCTATGTACGCGCCCTTGCTGGTTGACCGGCGGGGCAAGTCGCTGGCCCGGATCAATCCCTTTGCCGCTTCCGGTCGCGGCGAGGGGCCCTCAAAAAAGGCGGTCGAGCGGGCCCGCCGGTTGGCGCAGTGGCTAGAGGTGGATTACCTGGGCGGCGAGTAGGGCGGCGAGCAGGGCGCCTTGTTGCCCGATGCCGCGCTGCCGCGAGGCCGAGCCGTGGCGTCACCTTCGCAAACGCAAAGTGGGTCTTGACCAGCCCTTCTGCCGCGAGACCGAGCTTTGACACGACTCCGTGATGCCGGGCCTCGGACTCGCGGTAAGCGGGTCTTGACCAGCCCTTCTGTCGCGAGGTCGAGCTTTGACACGACTCCGTGATGCCAGGCCTCGGACTCGCGGAAAGCGGGTCTTGACCAGCCCTTCTGCCGCGAGGTCGAGCTTTCGCATAACCGGTCCCGCCGCGAGACCGAGTTCTCGCAGAAACAGTCAGTCAAACAGGCCAAGGGCCGCCATCGGCCAAGCCCCCAGCGTAGATATTTGTCTACTTTTGTCCTATTATCGTTGTGTGACCGCCGACCCAACACCCTCTATGCCGGTAGGCCAACTTCGCCAGAACCCAACGGCCATGCTGCATCGAGTTCAGCGCGGAGAAACCTGCCTGATCACCAACCACGGTGTACCAGTGGCCAAACTGTCTCCCGTGGACGACTACAAATGGCTTGACGTCGATACCGTTAGAGATCTCCTAACCACCCCGGAGACAACCAACTGGGGCGCGGACATCCGCCAGGCCCGCCAAGCGGAGAGCCCGTCCGACCCGTGGCCGCAAACATGAAAAGGGCCATACTCGACACAAATGTCCTAATTGATGGACGTTTCGGCTTGGGCCCTGGATTCGAACTGGCTGTAACGGCCGTCTCGTACGCGGAGCTCGAGTTTGGCGCCAACTTGCCGACCATTAGCCCCGAACAGCGCGCCATGCGCCTGCAAAGCCTCAACCGACTGCGGGCCAGGTTTGGCGCCGGCTTACCCTTCGATGACGCCGCCGCCGCATCGTACGGCCTGATCACCCGTCTTGTGCTCGAGTCTGGCCGGCAAGTCCGTGGGCGCGCCCACGATCTGATGATTGCCGCCATCGCCCATGTCAATGGCGCCGCCTTGATTACGGCCGACTTAGATGACTTTGGGTCGCTCGATCCGCTGGTCCGGATAATCCGCCCGTGAGCGCCACCACCGAACAGCGGGTTTTCGAGATTCGAGGCATGACCTGCGCGGCTTGCGTTAGCCGGGTCGAAAAGGTTATTGGCCGGCTCGACGGGGTCGAGTCGGTGGCGGTCAATCTGGCGACCGAGCGGGCCACTGTCACCCTCGCGAAAAAGCGCGCCAGCGCCGAACTGGCAAATGAGGAGGCCACAGCTATCCTGGCGACCGAGCGGGCTAGCGTCGACTTGGTGCCGGGCCCGGTCACCAGCGATGCCATTGGTGAAGCCATCAAAGCGGCTGTGGCCAAGGCCGGCTACGAAGCCATCGAGCCACCCCCGCAACCAGGGCCGGACCAGGCAGACCAAGCCGGCCAACGCGCCCGCCGCCACATCCAACTAATGTGGGCCAAGTTCATCACCGCCGCGGTTTTCGCCCTGCCGCTGTTGTACCTGGCCATGGTGCCAATGGTCAGCTGGCTGGGCCGCCTGCCCTACCCCACAGCTCTAGACCCCGGCCAGCACCCGGTCGCCCACGGGCTGGTCCAGGCCGCCTTGACCCTGCCAATTGTCGCCGTGGGCTACCGCTTCTACACCGTTGGCTATCCGGCCTTGGCCAGGCGCAGCCCCAATATGGACTCGCTTATCGCCGTGGGCACAACCGCCGCGGTGGCCTATTCGACCTACTCGCTGGTCAAAGCCGCCCAAGGCGACCACGCAGCCGCCCACCAGATGTATTTCGAAACCGCCGGCGTCATCATCACCCTGGTATTACTGGGCAAGACCCTCGAGGCAACGACCAAGTCTCGCACCGGGGCTGCCATCAAGGCCCTGATCAACCTGGCGCCCAAGACCGCCTGGGTAGAGCGCGACAACCAGCCGGTCGAGCTCCCGGTAAGCCAGGTGCTGGTAGGAGACACTATTTGGGTCAAACCGGGGCAGGCAGTGCCGGTCGACGGCGTGGTTATCTCCGGCCAAAGCGCCATTGACCAGTCAATGCTAACCGGCGAAGCGACACCCGCCACCAAGGCCGCAGGCGACCAAGTCTTTGCCGCCACCATCAACACCACCGGCTCGATCCGGTTCGAGGCCCGCCAAGTTGGCCAGGACACGGCCCTAGCCCGGATCATCAAGCTGGTCGAGCAGGCCCAGGGCTCCAAGGCGCCCATCGCCCAATTGGCCGACAAAGTCGCCGCAGTCTTTGTGCCAGTGGTCTTTGCCATTGCCACAGTCAGCGCCCTGGCCTGGTGGTTTGGTCAGCGCGACATTGCTTTTGCCATGACCATATTCATCGCCGTCCTGGTCATCGCTTGCCCTTGTGCCTTGGGTTTGGCCACACCCACGGCCATTATGGTTGGCACCGGTCTGGGCGCCAAACACGGCATTCTGATCAAATCGGCCCGGGGCCTGGAGGCGGCCCGGTCGGTCGACACGGTGGTGCTTGACAAGACTGGGACTATCACGGCCGGCACACCCGCCGTCACCGACGTTATCACTGCGCCTGGCTGGTCCGAGCCCGATTTGCTGGCCCTTCTGGCAGCCGCCGAACAAGCTTCAGAACACCCCCTAGCCCAGGCCGTGGTTACGTCGGCGGCAAACAAGGGTTTGGAAATCCCCCAGGCCAGCTTCTTTGAGGCGCTGCCTGGCCAGGGCTTGAGGGCCGTCATCGGGCAAAAAACTGTGCTGGCAGGCAATCTGGCCCTGATGGCCGATGCCGGCCCCGACCTTGCGAGGCTATCTCACCAAGGCGAGTGGCTGGCCGGGCAGGGCTCAACGCCAATCTACGTGGCGGTTGACGGCCAAGCCGCAGGCTTGGTGGCGGTGGCCGACCCGGTCAAGGCGACCAGCCAAACGGCGCTACAGCGCCTTCGCCACCAGGGCCTGCGCGTCGTCATGATGACAGGCGACGAGCCCGAAGTGGCCGGCGCGATTGCCGCCCAGCTTGGTCTGAACGAGGTGTTGTCCCAGGTGCTGCCGGGTGACAAAGCCGCCCAGGTGGCCAAGCTGCAAGCCGGCGGCGCCTCCGTGGCCATGGTGGGCGACGGCATCAACGATGCCCCCGCCCTAGCCCAGGCCGACTTGGGCGTGGCCATCGGCTCCGGCACCGATGTGGCCATCGAATCGGCCGATGTAGTGCTGATGGGCTCCTCCCTAGAAGGGGTGCCAGCCATGATCGAATTGTCCCGCCGTACGGTTCGAAACATCAAACAGAACCTGGGCTGGGCCTTTGGCTACAACGTGCTGGGTATCCCAGTGGCGGCAGGCGTGCTGCACCTTTTTGGCGGGCCGCTGCTCAGCCCAATGCTGGCGGCCGGAGCCATGTCGCTTAGCTCGGTCTCTGTGCTGCTGAACGCGCTTAGGCTGAAGCGAGCCCAAATCGCCCCCTGAGCACCTGGCCGCTGACCAGCAACTTCGCCGCGAGGCCGAGGAATTGCACACTTCTGATTACACCGATACTGAGGCAGGGCATTATGCAGAAACTCAACCTCGCGGGAAGTGGGGGCTGACCAGCCCCAGGCACAACTCAGCCGATTGTGCGAAAGCTCAGTCTGGGGGGAAGGGGGATCTGACTAGGCCTAGGCCTAGGCCGATTTGCACCAAGGCGAAAACGGTATAGATGGTGGTAACCGGGTTGGGCGCAAAGACGACCCACTGAATGGTGAGCCAGCCGGCCAGTATCAGACCGCAACCCAACACGGCGGCACCGCACCAGCGGCGGCGGCTAATCACGGACCAAGCGGCGACGAACTGCGTCAGGCCGTTGACCACCAGCAGGAAGAAACCCGGCCAGGCCAGGCTTTGAAAAAAGACTTGGCCAAGGGGCAGCTTTTGCAGGTCGGGCAAGACCGAGTCCAGGCCAGAGCCGACCGGCGTAATCCACATCATCAAGGTGCCAACGACGGCGCCAACGCCTATGAACAAACACCAACCAAGGGCCCATTTGGCGACCCCGGGTAGCGGCGAACGGGACTGACTAGGCGGGGCAAGCACCCGCTAAGCCTAGTCCCCTGCTTTTGGTCCGCCGGCCTGTTCGCATCCTGGCGCCCGGCCAATCGCCGCCTCCGCGGCAGCAGAGCGCACAAGACAGCGGCAGAGGGGGCTGGTCAACCACCGTCGGTCCGAACTCTGCCCGCCGCTATTGTGGAAACGACGAAGGAGGCCTCGACGTGACTCAATTCCAACCCAACCTGTCTCCGGCCGAGCCCCTAGCTGGACCTGGCTGGCAGGGCTGGCAGGGCCCACCGCCCTGGCCACCAACGCCCGGCGAACCGCCGTCCAAACAACTGCCCTGGTATGGGATCGGCTTCGTAGGCGCCATCAAGCGCTTCTACGGCAAATACGCCGATTTCAAGGGCCGCGCCAGCCGCAGTGAATACTGGTGGGCCTACCTTTACCAACAGTTGATCTATTTGGCCCTTCTGGCGGTCTGGCTGCCGAAATACATTGGCTGGTATTGGGACTTGATGACAGGGTCTGTGACGTCGGGGTACGCCTACGGCACTTACGGAAACTTGTTCGGGATCTTTCCACTTTGGTGGCAACTCGCATATTGGGGTTCGCTCGCCTTCGGTCTTGCCAACGTGGTGCCGAATTATGCCTTGGGGTGGCGGCGTATGCACGATGCCGGCCTGCCGGGCCCGTATTTCCTGCTGGGTTGGATTCCCTTTGCCGGATTCTTCATCCAGCTGGCCTTCTGCGTCAAAGTATCCAGCCCCGAGGGCTTGCGCTACGACCTGCGAGCCGACGGTTCCTACCACCCTGAGTGGCCGCCCGGCTACCAGCCTCCACCGATGGTCTACGGCTATCCGCCTCCTGGGTACGGGCCGCCCCCGGGCTACCCGCCTCCGGGGGTCTAATCCGACCCGCGGCACGACACCGGGAAACACCGGTGGGGCGCCGGCTTGGTCTTGCGACCAGCTGACGCCCCACCGAACTGTGGATCAGCGGGACAATGCGATCTGATCTAGTCCCAAACCAGACCGCCCCCTGTGCCTATACGCTGGCATCCTCAGCCTCGCGACGGTTGCGACGCTTCGCAGCGACAATCAACCACCAGCCAGCGAGCAGAGTCAGCGCCGCCAATCCACTCAACCCCAAGACATTTGCGCCAGTGAAGGGGAGGCGTCCCTTCGACACAGTGGCTGGGGCTGGACCTGGGCCTGGCTTTTCGATGACGCGGAACTGGGCGCTGACCGTACCGGAAAGCGGTCCGGTCAAAACAATCGAGTGTGGACCCAGTTCGGTGCCCAGCGGAACGGTGAACGTCCACGTCACCTTGCCGTTGGCGTCAGCCACCTTGGTGCCAAGCTTCAGCTGATCAGACTCCATGACGGCGGAGACGGACTCGCCAGGCTGGAAGTTCAGACCGGTCACAGTCTGCTTCTGGCCCGCATAGCGCACCGGATGTTCTAACACCACCCTTGGCAGGCCAATCCGCCAAGGCTTGGTGGTGGTGTTGCCAGCCGGATCAGTCGCCGTGATGGTGACAATGTCACCTTCGTTCAGCGGCTTGTTTGGCTTGACAGTCCACCTGCCATCAGGGCCAACTATGGTCGAGCCAACCGGGTTGCCGTCCTTGTCGGTGATAGTGATGGTGTCACCTGGATCACCGTTACCAGTTATCTCAGTGCCGTCTGAAGGCTCAGGCTCCAACTTGGGTGTGGTCGCCTTGACCGAGATCAGAGATGGCCGTGAGGTGAAGGTGTGGTTGGCCATTGCTTCTGGACTGCCGTCCGGGGCTTGACCAATGTGGTCAAGGTTGACCGCCACCGCTGACAGCCCAGTACCGTCAGTCAACTTCTGGCTAAACGTGCAGGACCACTTGCCTTGCGCGTCACTCTGGGTAATGCAGATGGCGTTGGGTGAGCCGTCAGCGTAGACCTCGATTTGACGATTCGGCTCAGACGTGCCGCTGAGCTTGTCCGGCCTTGACTTGGCCGTG is a genomic window containing:
- a CDS encoding type II toxin-antitoxin system prevent-host-death family antitoxin — protein: MTADPTPSMPVGQLRQNPTAMLHRVQRGETCLITNHGVPVAKLSPVDDYKWLDVDTVRDLLTTPETTNWGADIRQARQAESPSDPWPQT
- a CDS encoding PIN domain-containing protein, coding for MKRAILDTNVLIDGRFGLGPGFELAVTAVSYAELEFGANLPTISPEQRAMRLQSLNRLRARFGAGLPFDDAAAASYGLITRLVLESGRQVRGRAHDLMIAAIAHVNGAALITADLDDFGSLDPLVRIIRP
- a CDS encoding heavy metal translocating P-type ATPase; amino-acid sequence: MSATTEQRVFEIRGMTCAACVSRVEKVIGRLDGVESVAVNLATERATVTLAKKRASAELANEEATAILATERASVDLVPGPVTSDAIGEAIKAAVAKAGYEAIEPPPQPGPDQADQAGQRARRHIQLMWAKFITAAVFALPLLYLAMVPMVSWLGRLPYPTALDPGQHPVAHGLVQAALTLPIVAVGYRFYTVGYPALARRSPNMDSLIAVGTTAAVAYSTYSLVKAAQGDHAAAHQMYFETAGVIITLVLLGKTLEATTKSRTGAAIKALINLAPKTAWVERDNQPVELPVSQVLVGDTIWVKPGQAVPVDGVVISGQSAIDQSMLTGEATPATKAAGDQVFAATINTTGSIRFEARQVGQDTALARIIKLVEQAQGSKAPIAQLADKVAAVFVPVVFAIATVSALAWWFGQRDIAFAMTIFIAVLVIACPCALGLATPTAIMVGTGLGAKHGILIKSARGLEAARSVDTVVLDKTGTITAGTPAVTDVITAPGWSEPDLLALLAAAEQASEHPLAQAVVTSAANKGLEIPQASFFEALPGQGLRAVIGQKTVLAGNLALMADAGPDLARLSHQGEWLAGQGSTPIYVAVDGQAAGLVAVADPVKATSQTALQRLRHQGLRVVMMTGDEPEVAGAIAAQLGLNEVLSQVLPGDKAAQVAKLQAGGASVAMVGDGINDAPALAQADLGVAIGSGTDVAIESADVVLMGSSLEGVPAMIELSRRTVRNIKQNLGWAFGYNVLGIPVAAGVLHLFGGPLLSPMLAAGAMSLSSVSVLLNALRLKRAQIAP
- a CDS encoding DUF805 domain-containing protein → MTQFQPNLSPAEPLAGPGWQGWQGPPPWPPTPGEPPSKQLPWYGIGFVGAIKRFYGKYADFKGRASRSEYWWAYLYQQLIYLALLAVWLPKYIGWYWDLMTGSVTSGYAYGTYGNLFGIFPLWWQLAYWGSLAFGLANVVPNYALGWRRMHDAGLPGPYFLLGWIPFAGFFIQLAFCVKVSSPEGLRYDLRADGSYHPEWPPGYQPPPMVYGYPPPGYGPPPGYPPPGV